Proteins encoded within one genomic window of Brassica rapa cultivar Chiifu-401-42 chromosome A09, CAAS_Brap_v3.01, whole genome shotgun sequence:
- the LOC103841905 gene encoding zinc finger protein ZAT9: MLVDSTSLYFFFLLFLLLLSLLSKMESYKCKFCFKSFVNGRALGGHMRSHMPTLHKFSIQEEEERPSQLGDESKSDVSSSEEGQASGLREEKHPTTDDDDGSETESSRNIVNLRRKRSKRTRKLDSFSSKKMKTSQLGYKNEPEAEAEPPQSSASDTTTEEDLAFCLMMLSRDKWKKNKTSSSKEVLEEIETEASEGYKINRATTTTKGRYTCETCGKVFKSYQALGGHRASHKKNRVTNKTEQTEYGNVVVAPEKRIHECPICLRVFASGQALGGHKRSHGIGNFSVNHQVRGTVSVKEKMIDLNLPAPTEEEEVSMVFQ; this comes from the coding sequence ATGCTTGTAGATTCCACTTCTCTCTACTTTTTTTTCCtcctcttcttgcttcttttGTCTTTGTTATCGAAGATGGAAAGCTACAAGTGCAAGTTTTGCTTTAAGAGCTTCGTCAACGGAAGAGCATTAGGTGGCCACATGAGATCTCACATGCCAACTCTTCACAAGTTTAGCattcaagaagaagaggaaaggcCGAGTCAACTCGGTGATGAGAGTAAGTCGGATGTTTCTTCGTCTGAAGAAGGACAAGCAAGTGGGCTGAGAGAGGAGAAGCATCCAACGacggatgatgatgatggaagCGAGACAGAGTCGTCGAGGAATATTGTTAACCTGAGGCGGAAACGTTCCAAGCGAACTCGGAAACTCGATTCGTTCTCCAGCAAGAAAATGAAAACGAGTCAACTCGGTTACAAGAACGAGCCTGAGGCTGAGGCTGAGCCTCCTCAAAGCTCAGCTTCTGATACAACGACGGAGGAAGATCTCGCGTTTTGTCTCATGATGCTCTCAAGAGACAAATGGAAGAAGAACAAAACTAGTAGTAGTAAAGAAGTACTTGAAGAGATCGAGACAGAAGCATCAGAAGGTTACAAAATTAATCGAGCAACAACAACTACGAAAGGGAGATACACGTGCGAGACATGTGGGAAGGTGTTTAAATCTTATCAAGCATTAGGTGGGCATAGAGCAAGTCACAAGAAGAACAGAGTCACCAACAAAACAGAGCAAACAGAGTATGGAAATGTAGTTGTTGCTCCAGAGAAGAGAATCCATGAATGTCCGATTTGTCTTAGAGTTTTCGCGTCGGGACAAGCACTTGGTGGGCATAAAAGATCACATGGAATAGGGAACTTCTCTGTAAATCATCAAGTACGTGGAACCGTGTCAGTGAAAGAGAAGATGATAGATCTTAATCTTCCAGCACCaaccgaggaagaagaagtctcTATGGTGTTTCAATGA
- the LOC103841906 gene encoding uncharacterized protein LOC103841906 — MASQGMVSLTKSLCIMTPKVRLKNTKTTKNLITRSCNLRVLCSKLSQWEQAPFIHDSTEEAGGGIVLEKTKNVFESIVSETEAEEQKIQVFKWPIWLLGPSVLLTSGMAPTLWLPLSSVYVGSKVVSVLSLIGLDCIFNLGATLFLLMADSGARPKDPSQPCKSQPPFSYKFWNVFALVTGFLIPTLLLLGSQTGLLASLQPELPFLSVAVLLFPYFILLAVQTLTEILTWSWQSPVWLVTPVVYEAYRVLQLMRGLKLSAEVNAPVWVVHVIRGLVSWWVLILGMQLMRVAWFAGFASRTTTTTQQPESVASE; from the coding sequence ATGGCGAGCCAAGGAATGGTGTCTCTCACTAAGTCTCTATGCATTATGACTCCAAAAGTCCGCCTCAAGAACACAAAGACGACAAAGAACCTAATCACACGGTCTTGTAATCTCCGTGTCTTATGTTCAAAGCTGTCTCAATGGGAACAAGCACCTTTTATTCATGATTCTACAGAAGAAGCTGGTGGTGGTATAGTATTGGAGAAAACCAAGAACGTGTTCGAGTCTATCGTATCCGAGACTGAAGCGGAGGAGCAGAAAATTCAGGTTTTTAAATGGCCAATATGGCTTTTAGGTCCATCTGTTCTACTCACAAGTGGTATGGCACCTACTCTATGGCTTCCATTATCATCGGTTTACGTCGGTTCAAAAGTGGTTAGCGTGCTTTCATTGATCGGTTTAGATTGCATTTTCAACCTCGGAGCAACCCTTTTCTTGCTAATGGCTGATTCTGGCGCACGTCCTAAAGATCCATCACAACCCTGCAAGAGCCAACCACCGTTTAGCTACAAATTTTGGAACGTTTTTGCGCTCGTAACCGGGTTTCTCATACCGACGCTACTTCTGCTCGGATCCCAAACCGGTTTACTCGCTTCTCTCCAACCGGAGCTTCCTTTCTTGTCTGTGGCTGTTCTCCTCTTCCCTTACTTCATCCTCCTCGCGGTTCAGACATTAACAGAGATCCTCACGTGGAGCTGGCAATCACCGGTTTGGCTAGTGACACCTGTTGTCTACGAGGCTTACAGAGTTCTGCAACTTATGAGAGGGTTGAAACTAAGCGCAGAGGTTAACGCACCGGTTTGGGTGGTTCACGTGATTCGTGGGCTAGTCTCTTGGTGGGTGTTGATCTTGGGGATGCAACTCATGAGAGTTGCTTGGTTTGCTGGTTTTGCATctagaacaacaacaacaactcagCAACCAGAATCTGTTGCTTCAGAGTAA
- the LOC103841907 gene encoding vesicle-associated protein 1-1 isoform X2 yields MSNSELLTVEPLDLQFPFELRKQISCSLYLTNKTDNHVAFKVKTTNPKKYCVRPNTGVVLPRSTCEVLVTMQAQKEAPSDMQCKDKFLLQGVTASPGITAKDVTPEMFSKEAGYLVEETKLRVTYVAPPQPPSPVHEGSEEGSSPRASVSDNGQAAEFSRFSADKVEPQEGTSEARALITKLTEEKQSAIQLNNKLQRELEQLRRDSKRSQSGIPLMYVLLFGLIGLILGYIMKST; encoded by the exons ATGAGTAACAGTGAGCTTCTTACCGTTGAGCCTCTCGACCTTCAATTCCCTT TTGAATTGAGGAAGCAGATCTCATGCTCTCTTTACTTGACCAACAAGACCGACAATCATGTCGCCTTTAAG gtTAAGACAACGAATCCGAAGAAGTATTGCGTTAGGCCTAACACTGGAGTTGTTCTTCCACGGTCCACTTGTGAAGTTCTTG TGACAATGCAAGCTCAAAAGGAAGCTCCTTCGGATATGCAGTGCAAGGACAAGTTTCTGCTTCAAGGTGTAACTGCTAGTCCTGGTATCACGGCCAAGGATGTTACTCCTGAGATG TTTAGTAAAGAGGCTGGATATCTGGTTGAGGAGACTAAGCTGAGAGTTACTTATGTTGCTCCACCACAACCACCATCACCTGTCCATGAAGGTTCGGAAGAGGGCTCTTCACCAAGGGCTTCTGTTTCTGATAACGGACAGGCTGCTGAATTTTCT AGATTTAGCGCAGACAAGGTTGAACCTCAAGAAGGCACATCTGAG GCAAGAGCTCTCATCACGAAGCTAACCGAGGAAAAACAGTCTGCCATTCAACTCAACAACAAACTTCAAAGAGAGCTG GAGCAATTGAGACGTGACAGCAAGAGGAGCCAAAGTGGTATCCCTTTGATGTACGTTCTTCTGTTCGGACTAATCGGTCTGATTTTGGGATACATTATGAAGAGCACATAA
- the LOC103841907 gene encoding vesicle-associated protein 1-1 isoform X1 — protein sequence MSNSELLTVEPLDLQFPFELRKQISCSLYLTNKTDNHVAFKVKTTNPKKYCVRPNTGVVLPRSTCEVLVTMQAQKEAPSDMQCKDKFLLQGVTASPGITAKDVTPEMFSKEAGYLVEETKLRVTYVAPPQPPSPVHEGSEEGSSPRASVSDNGQAAEFSFQRFSADKVEPQEGTSEARALITKLTEEKQSAIQLNNKLQRELEQLRRDSKRSQSGIPLMYVLLFGLIGLILGYIMKST from the exons ATGAGTAACAGTGAGCTTCTTACCGTTGAGCCTCTCGACCTTCAATTCCCTT TTGAATTGAGGAAGCAGATCTCATGCTCTCTTTACTTGACCAACAAGACCGACAATCATGTCGCCTTTAAG gtTAAGACAACGAATCCGAAGAAGTATTGCGTTAGGCCTAACACTGGAGTTGTTCTTCCACGGTCCACTTGTGAAGTTCTTG TGACAATGCAAGCTCAAAAGGAAGCTCCTTCGGATATGCAGTGCAAGGACAAGTTTCTGCTTCAAGGTGTAACTGCTAGTCCTGGTATCACGGCCAAGGATGTTACTCCTGAGATG TTTAGTAAAGAGGCTGGATATCTGGTTGAGGAGACTAAGCTGAGAGTTACTTATGTTGCTCCACCACAACCACCATCACCTGTCCATGAAGGTTCGGAAGAGGGCTCTTCACCAAGGGCTTCTGTTTCTGATAACGGACAGGCTGCTGAATTTTCT TTTCAGAGATTTAGCGCAGACAAGGTTGAACCTCAAGAAGGCACATCTGAG GCAAGAGCTCTCATCACGAAGCTAACCGAGGAAAAACAGTCTGCCATTCAACTCAACAACAAACTTCAAAGAGAGCTG GAGCAATTGAGACGTGACAGCAAGAGGAGCCAAAGTGGTATCCCTTTGATGTACGTTCTTCTGTTCGGACTAATCGGTCTGATTTTGGGATACATTATGAAGAGCACATAA
- the LOC103841908 gene encoding phosphatidate cytidylyltransferase 5, chloroplastic, whose protein sequence is MAPFVEVCRYYKPLPFQCPCRSSPTNSLILPHLSLKYSNLRLLASKPSSHPRFNGISFNRSRVITAVARVESEHLGDDSNSKEEEERDKEVQNVEEDSSLDQQKEKSRSQFKKRVVFGLGIGLSVGGVVLAGGWVFTLALAAAVLLSAREYFELVRSKGIAQGMTPPPRYLSRVCSVICALMPILTLYFGHIDIAVTSAAFVVAMALLLQRGRNPRFSQLSSTMFGLFYCGYLPCFWVKLRCGLTAPVLGRSWPVLLGGQGHWTVGLVAILVSFCGIIASDTFAFLGGKAFGKTPLISISPKKTWEGAVAGLVGCITITVFLSKSLSWPQPLVSTIAFGVLNFLGSVFGDLTESMIKRDAGVKDSGSLIPGHGGILDRVDSYIFTGALAYSFVRLHGV, encoded by the exons ATGGCGCCTTTTGTTGAAGTATGCAGGTACTACAAGCCTCTACCATTCCAATGTCCTTGCCGTTCCTCTCCTACAAACTCTCTAATCCTTCCCCATCTCTCCCTAAAGTACTCTAATTTGCGTCTCCTCGCTTCCAAACCATCCTCTCATCCTCGCTTCAACGGAATCTCATTTAACCGAAGCCGTGTCATCACCGCCGTTGCTCGAGTTGAATCAGAGCATCTGGGTGACGATAGCAACTCAAAGGAG gaagaagaaagagataaaGAAGTGCAAAATGTGGAGGAAGATTCGAGTTTAGATCAACAGAAGGAGAAGTCAAGAAGCCAGTTCAAGAAGAGGGTAGTGTTCGGTCTAGGGATAGGTTTGTCTGTGGGAGGTGTTGTGTTAGCTGGAGGATGGGTTTTCACCTTAGCGCTAGCAGCTGCGGTGCTTCTAAGTGCTCGAGAGTATTTCGAGTTAGTGAGAAGCAAAGGAATCGCTCAAGGAATGACACCTCCTCCTCGTTATCTGTCTAGAGTCTGCTCAGTTATTTGTGCCCTTATGCCCATACTCACATT GTACTTTGGTCATATAGATATCGCGGTGACGTCAGCTGCGTTTGTGGTTGCGATGGCGTTGTTGTTGCAAAGAGGAAGAAACCCGCGTTTCTCTCAGCTGAGTAGTACTATGTTCGGGTTGTTTTACTGTGGCTATCTTCCTTGTTTCTGGGTTAAGCTGCGTTGTGGTCTTACTGCTCCTGTTCTTGGAAGAAGCTGGCCAGTTCTCCTCGGTGGTCAAGGGCATTGGACTGTTGGACTAGTGGCGATATTGGTTTCGTTTTGCGGTATCATTGCTTCGGATACGTTTGCTTTTCTTGGCGGCAAG GCGTTTGGGAAGACTCCGCTTATAAGCATTAGTCCAAAGAAGACATGGGAAGGAGCTGTTGCAGGACTTGTTGGTTGTATTACCATTACCGTTTTCCTCTCCAAGTCTTTGTCATGGCCTCAGCCTCTTGTCAGCACGATAGCTTTTGGGGTTCTTAACTTCTTAGGATCGGTGTTTGGTGACTTAACCGAGTCTATGATCAAACGTGATGCGGGTGTCAAAGACTCCGGTTCACTCATCCCTGGTCACG GTGGAATATTGGACAGAGTTGATAGTTACATATTCACTGGTGCGTTAGCCTACTCCTTCGTAAGGCTTCATGGAGTTTGA
- the LOC103841909 gene encoding uncharacterized protein LOC103841909, which translates to MRMLYILVGNCRLVIAISFLVLLLVVDMLRTSCLYFFVIVFVILSRIYLCEARHLAPMEKKLHVNRDNLIAKNNEEIKKLEVPSTNNTKTISSEAPIEHAVGDHGEIIEKNTKDDCRVNRASLVKTSVSSKRVSRTWKVPKYSKKLPRSDQEHPGFNLDYMQPTTHPPHHN; encoded by the exons ATGCGGATG CTCTATATATTGGTCGGCAACTGTCGATTGGTTATAGCCATCTCTTTTTTAGTTCTATTACTCGTCGTGGATATGTTGAGGACTAGTTGTTTATATTTCTTTGTTATTGTTTTTGTCATCCTTTCTCGGATTTACTTATGCGAGGCTCGCCATCTTGCACCCATGGAGAAGAAGCTTCATGTGAATCGCGATAACTTAATTGCGAAG AACAACGAAGAGATTAAAAAGCTAGAAGTCCCGTCGACAAACAACACGAAAACCATATCAAGCGAAGCACCGATCGAACATGCCGTAGGTGATCATGGCGAGATCATTGAGAAGAATACGAAGGACGATTGCAGAGTAAACCGAGCTTCACTAGTCAAAACAAGTGTGTCGTCAAAAAGAGTCTCAAGAACTTGGAAAGTTCCCAAATATTCAAAGAAGCTGCCTAGGTCGGATCAGGAACATCCTGGATTCAATCTTGATTATATGCAGCCCACTACGCACCCACCTCATCATAATTAA
- the LOC103841910 gene encoding spindle and kinetochore-associated protein 1 homolog has product MEGKQAGSSLDSLISSFNKRVSELQELVIARNMYPASSVPDLTAIDTALSSMELQVQSIKDRLREETEAIPKAKKLIEASLKQQGKLQKMSVYAPSHFPDKTTMLNSDINRCLLQENVKKHEQSSALRSLRSEEEAAVLPKERKGRGSPPLWYITVDELNSLSSYMRGRLTLEKVNAAINDMASYAEANAHLISAPKHKLAENLWEKALKLRDIVTSGALKGKHFFLETDMKGPMLKLDNTGKAILTVLRHLGRVSETRIGQNRVIILMKPN; this is encoded by the exons ATGGAGGGAAAGCAAGCTGGATCTTCTCTTGATTCGTTGATATCTTCCTTCAACAAACGAGTCTCCGAGTTGCAGGAACTCGTCATCGCCCGGAACA TGTATCCGGCGAGCAGCGTCCCGGATTTAACGGCGATTGACACGGCGTTGAGCTCGATGGAGCTTCAGGTTCAGTCCATCAAGGATCGGCTTCGTGAAGAGACCGAAGCTATTCCAAAAGCCAAG AAACTTATTGAGGCATCGCTGAAACAACAAGGGAAGCTGCAGAAGATGTCTGTTTATGCACCGTCACACTTTCCTGACAAGACTACAATGTTGAATTCTGATATTAACAGATG TTTGCTTCAAGAAAATGTCAAGAAGCATGAACAGAGTTCTGCTCTTAGGTCCTTGAGATCTGAGGAGGAAGCAGCTGTTTTACCCAAG GAGAGGAAAGGTCGTGGGTCTCCTCCGCTTTGGTACATAACTGTTGATGAACTCAATTCCCTCTCATC ataCATGAGAGGAAGGCTTACCCTGGAGAAAGTGAATGCGGCTATCAATGACATGGCTTCATACGCTGAAGCAAATGCTCATCTTATTTCAGCTCCAAAACATAAG CTTGCTGAAAACCTCTGGGAGAAAGCACTG AAACTGCGAGACATTGTAACATCCGGAGCACTGAAGGGAAAACACTTTTTTCTTGAAACTGACATGAAGGGGCCAATGTTGAAGCTAGACAACACAGGCAAAGCAATACTTACG GTTCTTAGACACCTTGGTCGTGTTAGTGAGACTCGCATTGGTCAAAACCGCGTCATCATTCTTATGAAGCCTAATTAG
- the LOC103841911 gene encoding uncharacterized protein LOC103841911 isoform X1 has protein sequence MGLALILQMETREFPAWLEVLLKEKFFNACLDHEEEKKNEKNILCIDCCLSICPHCLPSHTSHRLLRIRRYMYNDVLRVEDGSNLMDCSLIQPYIVNSSKVVFINERPHSRQFRGSGNFCNTCDRSLQSPYLFCSLSCKISDVIMRQRGLSGFLRVCISLNLTDDEGGVDMFLCQALACTAATEIVRKKRSSLSSTCRRVTTAVSSANTEAPANFFNRRKNTPPQRAPLY, from the exons ATGGGTCTTGCTTTAATTCTGCAGATGGAGACTAGAGAGTTCCCTGCATGGCTTGAGGTTTTGCTAAAGGAGAAGTTTTTCAACGCTTGTTTGGAccatgaagaagaaaagaagaacgAGAAGAACATTTTGTGCATCGACTGTTGTCTTAGCATCTGTCCTCACTGTCTCCCTTCACATACCTCTCATCGTCTCCTTCGG ATAAGAAGATATATGTATAACGATGTTTTGAGGGTAGAGGATGGCTCGAACCTAATGGACTGCTCTTTAATTCAG CCATACATAGTGAACAGTTCGAAAGTTGTGTTCATCAATGAACGGCCTCACTCTCGACAGTTTCGTGGCTCCGGCAATTTTTGCAACACATGTGACCGGTCTCTCCAATCTCCTTACCTCTTCTGCTCTCTCTCCTGCAAG ATCAGTGACGTCATAATGAGACAAAGAGGACTCTCGGGGTTTCTCCGCGTCTGCATCTCTCTTAACTTAACCGACGATGAGGGAGGAGTAGACATGTTCTTGTGTCAGGCGCTCGCTTGCACCGCTGCAACTGAAATCGTTCGCAAGAAGAGAAGCAGCTTGAGTTCGACTTGCCGGAGAGTCACCACGGCGGTTTCCTCGGCTAACACGGAAGCTCCGGCGAACTTTTTTAACCGAAGGAAGAATACGCCGCCGCAACGAGCTCCGCTCTATTAG
- the LOC103841911 gene encoding uncharacterized protein LOC103841911 isoform X2 produces METREFPAWLEVLLKEKFFNACLDHEEEKKNEKNILCIDCCLSICPHCLPSHTSHRLLRIRRYMYNDVLRVEDGSNLMDCSLIQPYIVNSSKVVFINERPHSRQFRGSGNFCNTCDRSLQSPYLFCSLSCKISDVIMRQRGLSGFLRVCISLNLTDDEGGVDMFLCQALACTAATEIVRKKRSSLSSTCRRVTTAVSSANTEAPANFFNRRKNTPPQRAPLY; encoded by the exons ATGGAGACTAGAGAGTTCCCTGCATGGCTTGAGGTTTTGCTAAAGGAGAAGTTTTTCAACGCTTGTTTGGAccatgaagaagaaaagaagaacgAGAAGAACATTTTGTGCATCGACTGTTGTCTTAGCATCTGTCCTCACTGTCTCCCTTCACATACCTCTCATCGTCTCCTTCGG ATAAGAAGATATATGTATAACGATGTTTTGAGGGTAGAGGATGGCTCGAACCTAATGGACTGCTCTTTAATTCAG CCATACATAGTGAACAGTTCGAAAGTTGTGTTCATCAATGAACGGCCTCACTCTCGACAGTTTCGTGGCTCCGGCAATTTTTGCAACACATGTGACCGGTCTCTCCAATCTCCTTACCTCTTCTGCTCTCTCTCCTGCAAG ATCAGTGACGTCATAATGAGACAAAGAGGACTCTCGGGGTTTCTCCGCGTCTGCATCTCTCTTAACTTAACCGACGATGAGGGAGGAGTAGACATGTTCTTGTGTCAGGCGCTCGCTTGCACCGCTGCAACTGAAATCGTTCGCAAGAAGAGAAGCAGCTTGAGTTCGACTTGCCGGAGAGTCACCACGGCGGTTTCCTCGGCTAACACGGAAGCTCCGGCGAACTTTTTTAACCGAAGGAAGAATACGCCGCCGCAACGAGCTCCGCTCTATTAG